From a region of the Oryza sativa Japonica Group chromosome 6, ASM3414082v1 genome:
- the LOC4340809 gene encoding uncharacterized protein — protein MALVAKGEPNGGACKDGEVMDLPWSEMFRSASLRLPKQEEPTTTKKPQGKGKASAAEEDIGGLSLEPDARLALYIAMAHAGLATALLVVYGLYRLLADFLRPLQWALLCSIPLRETQRALVAFWEPPLRGGLGAAVLALPLAAVRSCGATLADARAALLRRPLPPSPSFPRLLRWLASSFLFLLLLDRLGTATALVLLALSLAFFAASPKPSSFLSRAASSRIAGRTPSSRCLFLTGGILRHLKTLVAVGLMLGMILGFLSGSVFFSYKIGLEGKDAVMSLKSHVENGNYSEKIGLKKWLDDNDIPGLVDQYSAKLYDTVWEQIDQLAVQYNLTDFTSGFRHFLISQSVDPSGAKGKELITSGPHPYSMKLQVIAKHVKNREWMDIYRELDSFFRELLITREDLVVKAKGLALQGAEIAKSLLSSSTSVLGGSANLMLSITLHIVSGAAEVLNFVSQLMVFLWVLYYLITVEGGGATEQVIDLLPLSKQVKDRCVEVIDHAISSVLLATAKIAIFQGCLTWLLFKLFKVHFVYTSTVFAIISALLPILPPWLSSIFAAGQLLMEGRYVLAIVVTVVHLIIMDYGTTVIQEDIPGYNGYLTGLSIIGGMALFPNALEGAILGPLIMTVVMALKNLYTEFVLADSEETSS, from the exons ATGGCGCTCGTGGCTAAGGGTGAGCCCAACGGAGGCGCGTGCAAGGACGGGGAGGTGATGGACCTCCCCTGGTCGGAGATGTTCCGCTCCGCGTCGCTGCGGCTGCCGAAGCAGGaggagccgacgacgacgaagaagccgcaggggaaggggaaggcgtcggcggcggaggaggatatCGGGGGCTTGTCGCTGGAGCCCGACGCGCGGCTGGCGCTGTACATCGCGATGGCGCACGCGGGGCTCGCCACGGCGCTGCTCGTGGTGTACGGGCTGTACAGGCTGCTCGCCGACTTCCTCCGCCCGCTGCAGTGGGCGCTGCTCTGCTCCATCCCGCTCAGGGAGACGCAGCGCGCGCTCGTCGCCTTCTGGGAGCCCCCGCTCCGCGGGGggctcggcgccgccgtgctcgcgCTCCCGCTCGCCGCGGTGCGCTCGTGCGGCGCCACGCTCGccgacgcgcgcgccgcgctCCTGCGGCGcccgctcccgccgtcgccgtcgttcccgcgcctcctccgctggctcgcctcctccttcctcttcctcctcctgctcgaCCGCCTCGGCACCGCCACCGCGCTGGtcctcctcgccctctccctcgcctTCTTCGCCGCATCCCCCAAGCCCTCCTCCTTCCTatcccgcgccgcctcctcccgaaTCGCCGGACGAACACCCTCCTCCCGCTGCCTCTTCCTTACCGGCGGCATCCTCCGCCACCTCAAGacgctcgtcgccgtcggcctcatGCTCGGGATGATACTCGGGTTCCTATCCGGCAGCGTCTTCTTCTCCTACAAGATTGGGCTCGAGGGCAAGGACGCTGTCATGTCCCTCAAGTCCCATGTCGAGAATGGCAACTACTCTGAAAAGATTGGCCTCAAGAAGTGGCTTGACGACAATGACATCCCCGGCTTGGTTGATCAGTATTCCGCGAAGCTCTACGATACCGTGTGGGAGCAGATAGATCAGTTAGCAGTGCAGTACAACCTTACCGATTTCACTAGCGGATTCCGGCATTTCTTGATCAGCCAATCAGTTGACCCATCTGGTGCAAAGGGCAAGGAGCTCATCACATCCGGACCACACCCGTACTCGATGAAGCTACAGGTTATTGCGAAGCATGTGAAGAACAGGGAGTGGATGGACATTTACAGGGAGCTGGACTCATTCTTTAGGGAGCTGTTAATCACAAGGGAGGATTTGGTGGTGAAGGCCAAGGGATTGGCATTGCAGGGGGCTGAGATCGCAAAAAGTCTGCTGTCTAGCAGCACATCGGTGCTCGGTGGTAGTGCCAATCTGATGTTATCCATTACTCTCCACATTGTCTCTGGTGCAGCTGAGGTGCTCAATTTTGTGTCACAGTTGATGGTTTTCTTGTGGGTGCTGTACTACCTCATCACTGTAGAGGGAGGTGGGGCTACAGAGCAGGTCATTGATCTTTTGCCATTGTCAAAACAAGTAAAGGATCGATGCGTCGAGGTCATCGACCATGCCATTAGTAGTGTCTTGTTAGCCACTGCCAAGATTGCCATTTTCCAGGGATGCCTGACATGGCTGTTGTTCAAGCTCTTCAAGGTGCATTTTGTGTACACATCAACTGTGTTTGCAATCATCAGTGCACTTCTGCCAATACTCCCACCATGGTTGTCCTCGATATTTGCCGCAGGACAGCTGCTCATGGAAGGGAGATATGTGCTCGCTATTGTGGTGACAGTGGTTCATCTCATAATCATGGATTATGGAACTACAGTCATTCAGGAGGATATACCCGGGTACAATGGATATCTCACTGGCCTTAGCATAATTGGTGGCATGGCATTGTTCCCCAATGCTCTGGAG GGTGCAATATTAGGTCCCCTTATAATGACAGTGGTGATGGCATTGAAGAACCTGTACACAGAGTTTGTGCTTGCTGATTCAGAGGAGACCAGCAGCTAG
- the LOC9271459 gene encoding nucleotide-sugar uncharacterized transporter 2 — protein MGVWDSILRGGGGGGGRRFIKRKDSDAGEAGRALEELRGSLYNEFHTSEGAKRQQQRFCGPSVALTFNFFVAVGIIMANKMVMGAVGFNFPVALSLIHYIAAWVLMAVLKAFYLLPIAPPSKSTPFSSLFALGAVMSFSTGLANISLKHNSVGFYQMAKIAVTPTIVAAEFILFKKKVSLRKVITLAVVSCGVAVATVTDLEFNLFGACVAVAWIIPSAVNKILWSNLQQSGNWTALALMWKTTPITVFFFLVLMPLLDPPGLLSFNWNIQNSSAIMISALFGFLLQWSGALALGATSALAHVVLGQFKTIVIMLSSYLVFNSDPGFTSLCGAIIALGGMSVYTYLGLKESASGGKRAPSTSRQNSHLLKSKVIVDGEKPETRPIDSV, from the exons atgggcGTCTGGGACTCCatcctgcgcggcggcgggggcggcggcggccggcgattcATCAAGCGCAAGGAcagcgacgccggcgaggctg GTCGAGCACTGGAGGAGCTGAGGGGTTCACTCTACAATGAATTTCATACTTCAGAAGGGGCCAAGCGCCAGCAGCAGAGGTTTTGCGGACCAAGTGTTGCACTGACATTCAACTTTTTTGTTGCTGTCGGGATCATCATGGCAAACAAAATG GTCATGGGTGCTGTTGGGTTTAACTTCCCAGTTGCACTATCCTTAATTCATTACATAGCTGCTTGGGTCCTGATGGCAGTCCTCAAGGCATTTTACTTGCTGCCCATAGCTCCTCCTTCAAAATCCACTCCTTTTTCCTCATTATTTGCTTTGGGTGCTGTCATGTCTTTTTCCACTGGCCTAGCTAACATCAGTTTGAAGCATAATAG TGTAGGATTTTATCAAATGGCTAAGATAGCTGTAACCCCAACAATTGTAGCAGCAGAGTTTATTCTTTTCAAGAAAAAAGTTTCCCTTCGAAAG GTTATCACATTGGCTGTCGTGTCATGTGGTGTGGCTGTAGCAACCGTTACTGATTTAGAGTTCAACCTTTTTGGTGCTTGTGTAGCGGTAGCTTGGATTATTCCTAGCGCTGTAAACAAGATCTTGTGGTCAAATTTACAACAGAGTGGAAACTGGACTGCTCTTGC GTTGATGTGGAAGACAACCCCAATAACtgtgtttttctttcttgttttgATGCCATTATTGGATCCTCCGGGCTTGTTGTCTTTCAACTGGAATATCCAGAACAGCAGTGCAATCATGATATCTGCTTTGTTTGGTTTTCTTCTTCAGTGGTCTGGTGCTTTGGCACTTGG CGCAACCTCTGCTCTTGCTCATGTTGTGCTAGGCCAATTCAAGACTATTGTCATAATGCTCTCTAGTTACTTGGTATTTAACTCTGATCCTGGATTCACCAGTCTTTGCGGAGCTATAATTGCTCTTGGAGGCATGTCAGTCTACACTTACCTAGGGCTGAAAGAATCTGCCAGTGGTGGTAAGAGAGCTCCTTCAACATCCAGGCAAAACTCTCATTTGCTGAAGTCCAAGGTTATTGTAGATGGAGAAAAGCCAGAAACAAGGCCTATTGATTCTGTTTAA